A window of Chromohalobacter canadensis genomic DNA:
TTCTTCGCCGTCCAGGCGAATCCCACGCCTATCGCTGCGGTCATGGCGTCGGCGTCGATCAGTGACAAGACCACAAACAGGATGATGAAGCCGATCGTCAGCCCCATCACCGTCGGGTCGCCAAAATGCGTGCCCGAGCGCGTGGCGCTCGCATCGTGTTGAGTCATCAATGTCCAGTTCCGATCGTCGCGTGAGGCGCGCACACTACCGACCTTCGTCGAACACGGCAAATCGAAATTTCAACATCGGGCGCGTCCGGCGCCGCAAAAGAAGACAAGGTCGCCGATCATGTGCCATTCACATCGTTCGCACCGTCTACTCAGGTGATCAACGAATGGCGGGGCGTAGCGAGTAAAAACCCTGCGTCCAACGACAAGCGCCCCGGCACGCAACATGCCGGGGCGCTTTACATGCAAGGCATCGGCCGTCGGTTACGAGGCGACGATTCCCTGACGTTTGGCCATGGCCTGCGCGGCGCGCGGCCCCAGCCACAGCGAGGGCAGCAACACCAGCGACACGGGGATCGCGGTGATCACGATGAACTGCTGCAAGACGCTGATCTGCCCTGCGCCCATGTACAACAGAATCGCCGCCATCAACGCCATGGCCACGCCCCAGAACGCGCGAAGCGCGGGCTGGGGCTCGTCATGACCGGCGTTGACCACGGAGATCGCATAGCTCATGGAATCGCCGGTAGTGGCCACGAAGATCGTGGTCAGCACCAGCACCGCCAGTGCCATCAACTTACCGCCCGGTAGCGCCTGGGCCACCGTCAACGTCGCGACATCGAACTGGAAGTTGTTGAGCGCTTCGCTAAGATCGATAGCGCCGCTCATCTGGTAGAAGATGCCCGAGCCACCCAACAGCGTGAACCACACCGAAGTGGCCACGGGGGCGAGCACGGCCACGGCCACGATCATCTGGCGAATGGTGCGTCCCCGCGAGATGCGCGCCACGAAGATCGCCATCAACGGCGCGTAGCCGATGAACCAGGCGAAGAAGAACACCGTCCACCACTTCATCCACCAGTCCGGCGCGGTCTGCGAGGTCATGGTCGCCATCTCGAAGAACGATCCCACATAAGTCCCAAAGCCCTGGAACCAGCTATCGAACAGGAACTGCGTCGGCCCCAGAAGCAGGATCGTGGCGCCGATCGCCAATGCCAGCATGACATTGAAACGGCTCAGCATCTGAATGCCCCGGTCGACCCCGGTGATCGCCGAGGTCACATAGACACCGCCCAGCACGAGAAGAATCACCAGTTGCGTGCCGTAGCCCTCGGCGACGCCGAACAGCGTATGCAGGCCGAAGCTCATCTGGGTCGCCAGAAAGCCGATGGGGCCCACGGTACCGGCGACCACGGCGATGACGCAGACCGCGTCCACCACGCCGCCGAACACGCCGCGCATGCGTTCCTCACCCAACAGCGGCGCCAACAGGGTACGCGGCTGCAGCGGCAGGCCACGGTCGTAATGGTGATGCGACAGCACGATGGCCGCCAGGGTGCCGAGCACCGCCCAGGCCAGAAAGCCCCAGTGCATGAAGGACTGCGCCAGTGCATTGGGCACGGCCGCGGCGGTGCCCGCCTCGCTGGAAAATGCCGGCGGCGTGACCACGAAATGATAGACCGGCTCACCGGCGGCGAAGAACACACCGCCCCCGGCCAGCAGGGTGCACAAAATGATCGACACCCACTTGAAGGTGCCCATGTCCGGTCGCTCAAGATTACCGATGCGCGCGCGGCCTGCCGGCGAGGCGGCCACGCCCACGGCGATCAGGAAGGTCAGCAGCAGCAGGAGTTGGAAATAGGCGCCCAACGTCTTCGCCGTCCAGGCGAACCCGGCACCGATCACCGCCGTCATGCCCTCGGGATCGGTCAGCGAGAACGCCACGAATAACACGATAAAGCCAATCGTCAGCCCCAGCACCGTCGGGTCGCCATAGCGAATCCCCGAGCGCGTGGCACTCGTGTTGTCTTGAGTCATCTGGTCTTGGTTCCGGTCATCGAGTGAGGGGCGCACCCTACCGACCTTGGTCTTAGACGGCAAATCGAAATTTCAACATCGGGGGCGTCCAGCGCCATAAAAGCAGACAAGGTCGCCGATCATGTGCGGTTCACATCGCCCGCACCATCCGCATCACCATGGCGCTCGAGCAAACGTTGCATCGCGAGGTAGTGGTTCTCGGCCAATAGCTCGGAAAGCCAGTGCGCCATCAGCTTGCGGCGAACCGCCGTGTAATGACGACGATCCGTTCCGCTAAGTGAGGCTCTCAACGAGAAGTAAATGCTAAGACTCATCAATTCCGTCGAGTTACCAAGAACTGCCAAATCAGGGAAAGAAGGAAGCTGGGAAACTTACCCGCTCAACCGCTCGCGATTTCGGGCTACCAGATCCGTTAAGAAGTCGGCTAGTGCTCTGATGCGCCGCGATCTTGCAAGGTCTGTTTGGATGACAAGATAGATTGGTTGGTCGACCCCAATGTCCGAGTCAACGCAGACTAGCCCCGCATCGCGAGCGATGAAGTGCGGTAGCACCGCAAGCCCGAGCCCCGCCTTAGCTGCCGCCACCTGTGCGGCAAGTGAGGTGGTGGTCAGCGCTGGTGTGCGCCCACGCAGGATTTGCTCCACCCATTGAGCGGCAGGCAGGTGCGACTGCATCTCACCCCAAGTGATAAAGGTATCCGTGTCATAGTCACCCAGGTCGGGGGTAGCCTCGCGTCGTGACTCGTAGCCGGGGCTGCAATAAAGCCCGTAGCCCAAGGTGCCGAGACGGCGTAGCGTGACATTGCCCCTTTCAGGCCGGACCATCCGCACCGCAAGGTCGGCATCTCGTCGATGCAGGTTAGTGGTCGAGATGTCGGTCACCACTTCAACCAATAGCTCGGGGTATTGCGCGCGAAACTCCGGGAGCGCCGGCAGTATCAACTCGGTAGCCAGATTTTCGGCCGTCGCCAGTCGCACTTGGCCGCTCATCTGAGTTTGAAGGTCTGCTTCCGATGTAAAGGCTTGCGCAGCCGCTTCCAAGGCTTCCGCCTTCTCTATGAGATCGGCACCGTCCTCAGTTAACTGGTATCCCGATTGCTGACGCACGAAGAGTGGGAGCTTCAAGGCAGTTTCGAGTCGCTCGATACGCCGTGAGAGTGTCGCGATCCCTAGGTTGAGCTGCGATGCAGCGGCGCTCAAAGTACCGCAGCGCGCTACGGCAAGAAATGCGCGGGTATCATCCCAGACTAGGCCCCCGAGGCATCTGTTTTTCAAAATCGGAAACCTCTTTACCTAAAACGTTCGTTTTTTTCATATCTGGATAGTGCCACGCTGCCACTCCGGCACTCAAGGAGACAGATCATGGAAAAACGAACGCTTGGCAACGACTTCTCGGTTTCGGCCATCGGCTTGGGATGCATGGGAATGAGCGAATTCTATGGGCCTCGAGATGACAGTGAATCGTTGC
This region includes:
- a CDS encoding BCCT family transporter; this encodes MTQDNTSATRSGIRYGDPTVLGLTIGFIVLFVAFSLTDPEGMTAVIGAGFAWTAKTLGAYFQLLLLLTFLIAVGVAASPAGRARIGNLERPDMGTFKWVSIILCTLLAGGGVFFAAGEPVYHFVVTPPAFSSEAGTAAAVPNALAQSFMHWGFLAWAVLGTLAAIVLSHHHYDRGLPLQPRTLLAPLLGEERMRGVFGGVVDAVCVIAVVAGTVGPIGFLATQMSFGLHTLFGVAEGYGTQLVILLVLGGVYVTSAITGVDRGIQMLSRFNVMLALAIGATILLLGPTQFLFDSWFQGFGTYVGSFFEMATMTSQTAPDWWMKWWTVFFFAWFIGYAPLMAIFVARISRGRTIRQMIVAVAVLAPVATSVWFTLLGGSGIFYQMSGAIDLSEALNNFQFDVATLTVAQALPGGKLMALAVLVLTTIFVATTGDSMSYAISVVNAGHDEPQPALRAFWGVAMALMAAILLYMGAGQISVLQQFIVITAIPVSLVLLPSLWLGPRAAQAMAKRQGIVAS
- a CDS encoding LysR family transcriptional regulator, whose amino-acid sequence is MKNRCLGGLVWDDTRAFLAVARCGTLSAAASQLNLGIATLSRRIERLETALKLPLFVRQQSGYQLTEDGADLIEKAEALEAAAQAFTSEADLQTQMSGQVRLATAENLATELILPALPEFRAQYPELLVEVVTDISTTNLHRRDADLAVRMVRPERGNVTLRRLGTLGYGLYCSPGYESRREATPDLGDYDTDTFITWGEMQSHLPAAQWVEQILRGRTPALTTTSLAAQVAAAKAGLGLAVLPHFIARDAGLVCVDSDIGVDQPIYLVIQTDLARSRRIRALADFLTDLVARNRERLSG